A genomic segment from Halogeometricum sp. S3BR5-2 encodes:
- a CDS encoding non-histone chromosomal MC1 family protein — MVREDGKRNFVLREEDGSESSVFSGSMPRQAALKAARRLEPQGSEDEAKEHATEIHLREKGTDKVHIFHAWAWVDDAPGDKPDWMEGDITKGNVSKQGIEHLDE; from the coding sequence ATGGTACGCGAGGACGGTAAGCGAAACTTCGTGCTTCGGGAGGAGGACGGTTCGGAGTCGAGCGTCTTCTCCGGAAGCATGCCCCGCCAAGCCGCCCTGAAGGCCGCCCGACGTCTCGAACCGCAGGGGTCGGAGGACGAAGCCAAAGAACACGCCACAGAGATCCATCTCCGCGAGAAGGGTACCGACAAGGTGCACATCTTCCACGCGTGGGCCTGGGTCGACGACGCTCCCGGGGACAAACCCGACTGGATGGAAGGCGACATCACGAAAGGGAACGTCTCGAAACAGGGTATCGAACACCTCGACGAGTAG